The following are from one region of the Nostoc cf. commune SO-36 genome:
- a CDS encoding ammonium transporter, which yields MTLLFLAGPLMGESIAQTPTAAVPAADTGDTAFMLISAALVLLMTPGLAFFYGGFVRSRNILNTLMMSFVLMAIVGVTWILWGYSLSFAPGLPFIGGLQWFGLNGVGFEITDYLKGSNPPEVVSYAGTIPHQAFMIYQAMFAIITPALISGAIAERMSFRAYSLFVLLWSTFIYAPLAHMVWAKGGFLGLYGGLGALDFAGGTVVHISSGVSALVAAIVLGPRKTHPDRLSPPHNVPFILLGAGLLWFGWFGFNAGSALSVASGTSGNLVTNVATTAFVATNTAAAAGALMWLILEGVLRGKPTAVGAATGAVAGLVGITPAAGFVTPLSAILIGFITAFVCFYAVSFKHKLQIDDALDTYPVHGVGGTVGAILTAIFATTQVNGAGKDGVLRGNFGELGVELAAIAIAYAIAGVGTWIILKVIDATVGLRVKEEAELQGLDINEHGEEGYNSEFGDRPT from the coding sequence ATGACCCTACTGTTTTTGGCAGGGCCGTTGATGGGCGAAAGCATTGCCCAAACCCCGACTGCTGCTGTGCCTGCTGCTGATACTGGAGATACAGCATTTATGCTGATTTCAGCAGCGCTTGTGCTATTAATGACACCAGGATTGGCGTTCTTTTATGGTGGATTTGTGCGATCGCGCAATATCCTAAACACATTGATGATGAGCTTTGTGTTAATGGCGATCGTGGGAGTTACCTGGATTCTGTGGGGCTATAGTCTCTCTTTTGCGCCAGGGTTGCCGTTCATCGGTGGATTACAATGGTTCGGGTTGAATGGTGTCGGGTTTGAGATAACCGATTATCTCAAAGGGTCAAACCCACCGGAAGTTGTCTCTTATGCCGGAACCATACCCCACCAGGCATTCATGATCTACCAAGCCATGTTTGCCATTATCACCCCAGCCTTAATTTCTGGAGCGATCGCAGAACGGATGAGTTTCCGTGCCTATTCGCTGTTTGTCCTACTGTGGTCAACTTTTATTTACGCTCCCCTGGCCCACATGGTTTGGGCAAAAGGTGGATTTTTAGGTTTGTATGGTGGATTGGGTGCCCTCGATTTTGCCGGTGGTACAGTCGTTCACATTAGTTCTGGCGTTTCAGCCCTGGTAGCAGCGATCGTCCTTGGGCCCCGGAAAACCCATCCTGATCGTCTTAGCCCGCCGCACAATGTCCCCTTTATTTTGCTGGGTGCTGGGTTGCTATGGTTTGGTTGGTTCGGCTTCAATGCTGGCAGTGCCCTATCTGTTGCTAGTGGAACTTCTGGTAACTTAGTCACAAATGTGGCAACAACAGCCTTTGTTGCCACCAATACGGCGGCGGCGGCGGGTGCATTGATGTGGCTAATTTTGGAAGGGGTTTTACGTGGTAAACCAACAGCCGTAGGAGCAGCTACAGGAGCCGTTGCTGGTTTGGTGGGCATTACTCCCGCCGCCGGATTTGTTACACCGCTATCAGCGATTTTAATTGGTTTCATCACCGCTTTTGTTTGCTTCTATGCTGTGAGTTTCAAGCACAAGCTACAAATTGACGATGCTTTAGATACCTATCCCGTGCATGGCGTTGGTGGTACAGTGGGGGCAATTTTAACCGCAATCTTTGCCACAACTCAAGTCAACGGAGCAGGTAAAGACGGAGTACTGCGTGGTAATTTTGGTGAATTGGGAGTTGAACTAGCAGCAATTGCCATTGCTTATGCGATCGCAGGTGTTGGTACATGGATTATTCTCAAGGTTATCGATGCTACAGTCGGGCTACGAGTCAAAGAGGAAGCTGAATTGCAAGGTTTGGATATCAACGAACACGGCGAAGAAGGTTACAATTCGGAGTTTGGCGATCGTCCCACTTAG
- a CDS encoding SGNH/GDSL hydrolase family protein yields MSTSFKTFPIWAFFSLLTNGILMLAVILLIWQQQRLAAFFGIITSPEPINLNSSPQIATPDLGRRHQLTYQEWVDILKQEAKVAADQRPPHLTILAGDSLSLWFPPELLPEGKNWLNQGISGETSNGLLKRLQIFDRTQPEVIFVMIGINDLIRGLSDEAILDNQRQIINYLRKTHPTVQIVVQSILPHGAQEATWKGRDKLLAVANSRIRKLNQQLQSISTKRGVKYLDLYPLFTNKQGNLRREFTTDGLHLSPEGYIVWRSALQIYGEIELKPQQEKEGKRLKGKG; encoded by the coding sequence GTGTCTACTTCTTTTAAAACCTTTCCTATCTGGGCATTTTTTTCGCTGTTAACCAACGGCATCCTAATGTTGGCGGTCATTCTGCTAATTTGGCAACAGCAGAGATTGGCCGCTTTTTTTGGGATAATAACATCCCCAGAGCCAATCAACCTGAACAGTTCACCCCAAATTGCTACACCTGATTTGGGTCGCCGTCACCAACTCACTTACCAAGAGTGGGTAGACATCCTCAAACAAGAAGCCAAGGTCGCCGCAGACCAACGTCCTCCGCATTTAACTATTCTGGCGGGAGATTCTCTGAGTTTGTGGTTTCCCCCTGAATTATTACCCGAAGGTAAAAATTGGCTCAATCAAGGAATTTCTGGCGAAACTAGCAATGGTCTTTTGAAAAGATTGCAGATATTTGACCGCACCCAGCCAGAGGTGATTTTTGTAATGATTGGTATTAATGACCTAATTCGCGGGTTAAGCGACGAGGCAATTTTAGATAATCAGCGTCAAATTATCAATTACCTGCGAAAGACGCATCCCACAGTACAAATCGTTGTCCAATCGATTTTGCCACATGGAGCGCAAGAAGCAACCTGGAAAGGACGAGATAAACTTCTGGCTGTTGCCAATAGTCGCATTCGCAAGTTAAATCAGCAACTGCAAAGCATATCTACCAAAAGAGGTGTCAAATATCTCGATTTATATCCCCTGTTTACCAACAAGCAAGGAAATCTCCGCCGCGAATTTACTACCGATGGCTTACACCTAAGTCCTGAAGGCTATATAGTTTGGCGTTCTGCATTGCAGATTTATGGCGAGATCGAATTAAAACCCCAGCAAGAAAAAGAGGGGAAAAGGTTAAAGGGTAAAGGATAA